From Parasphaerochaeta coccoides DSM 17374, a single genomic window includes:
- a CDS encoding asparaginase domain-containing protein, with amino-acid sequence MKDSRMRIITTGGTFDKQYDAITGELTFRSSQLPRLLLEARCTLETHLVGPVAVDSLVMTEEQRNEIARECSQSPENMVVVIHGTDTMIATATIVARTLGPGDQHVVVFTGAMIPYSLEGSDAAFNLGSAMTAAQVLTPGVYICMSGRVFTWDDCVKNKTKGIFETLT; translated from the coding sequence ATGAAAGACAGCCGCATGCGCATCATCACCACCGGAGGCACATTTGACAAACAGTATGATGCCATTACGGGCGAGCTGACATTCCGTTCATCCCAACTTCCCCGCCTTCTGCTGGAAGCCCGTTGCACGCTGGAAACACACCTTGTAGGCCCTGTCGCTGTTGACAGTCTGGTAATGACCGAAGAACAGCGCAACGAGATAGCACGGGAGTGTTCACAAAGTCCGGAGAACATGGTCGTGGTCATCCATGGAACCGATACCATGATTGCGACTGCCACCATTGTTGCCCGGACACTTGGCCCTGGTGATCAGCATGTGGTGGTGTTCACCGGAGCCATGATTCCGTATTCCCTGGAGGGTTCCGATGCCGCCTTCAATCTGGGCAGTGCCATGACCGCCGCCCAAGTACTCACTCCCGGTGTCTACATATGCATGAGCGGACGAGTCTTCACATGGGATGATTGCGTCAAGAACAAAACAAAAGGAATCTTCGAGACGCTTACATGA
- a CDS encoding formate--tetrahydrofolate ligase: protein MGKFLTDIEIAQATEMNRIADVATALGISDFIPYGMYKAKVDVNRLSDRKPDGRLILVTAINPTPAGEGKTTTAIGLADGLNRLGKKAVLALREPSLGPVFGIKGGAAGGGYAQVVPMEDINLHFTGDFHAITSANNLLAAMLDNHIYQGNELKIDINRITWKRTMDMNDRQLRRITDGLGGKTGGIPRDDGFEITAASEVMAILCLARDAEDLKERLGRIIVGYTEDDKPVTAAGLKAHGAMAALLKDALMPNLVQTLEHNPALIHGGPFANIAHGCNSIIATRTALQLGEYAVTEAGFGADLGAEKFIDIACRELNRMPDAVVIVATVRALKMHGGASKENAGQKDIAALEKGMPNLARHMENITQVFGLPAVVAINHFPADAPEELNMVRSFCEDAGVPVVLSDVWGKGGDGALELASEVVRLSASPRRPYAPLYDAGARIKDKIAAIVTRVYGGQGVEYSEDAEASIARLEHLGLDKFPICIAKTQYSLSDDPKKLARPEGFTVKVRTVKLSAGAGFIVVLSGSIMTMPGLPKVPAAENMDIAPDGTLSGIF from the coding sequence ATGGGGAAATTCCTGACGGATATCGAAATAGCACAAGCCACGGAAATGAACAGGATTGCGGACGTCGCAACTGCTTTGGGAATCAGCGACTTCATTCCTTATGGCATGTACAAGGCGAAGGTCGATGTCAACCGTCTCTCCGACAGGAAGCCTGACGGTCGGCTCATCTTGGTCACCGCAATCAATCCGACACCCGCCGGAGAAGGAAAAACTACTACGGCCATCGGCCTTGCCGACGGACTCAACCGTCTGGGCAAGAAAGCGGTCCTGGCGTTGCGCGAACCATCCTTGGGGCCTGTATTCGGTATCAAGGGTGGAGCGGCAGGCGGCGGATATGCCCAAGTAGTTCCCATGGAAGACATCAACCTGCACTTCACCGGGGATTTCCACGCCATTACTTCTGCCAACAATCTGCTGGCCGCCATGCTGGACAACCATATCTACCAAGGCAATGAACTGAAAATAGACATCAACCGCATCACATGGAAACGTACGATGGACATGAACGACCGTCAGCTCCGCCGCATCACCGATGGACTGGGCGGTAAGACGGGAGGCATCCCCCGTGACGATGGATTTGAGATTACCGCCGCCTCCGAAGTCATGGCCATTCTCTGCCTGGCGCGTGATGCCGAGGATTTAAAGGAACGTCTGGGACGTATCATTGTCGGATATACGGAAGACGACAAGCCGGTGACTGCCGCGGGACTCAAGGCACATGGCGCTATGGCGGCACTCCTCAAGGATGCCCTCATGCCTAATCTGGTACAGACGCTGGAGCACAACCCCGCCTTGATTCATGGCGGACCTTTCGCCAACATCGCCCATGGTTGCAACAGCATCATTGCCACGCGCACAGCTCTGCAACTGGGAGAGTATGCTGTGACCGAGGCTGGTTTCGGTGCTGACCTTGGCGCGGAAAAATTCATTGATATCGCCTGTCGGGAGCTGAACCGAATGCCGGATGCCGTCGTCATCGTGGCCACGGTCAGGGCATTGAAGATGCACGGGGGAGCAAGTAAGGAGAATGCCGGCCAAAAAGACATCGCCGCCCTGGAAAAAGGTATGCCGAATCTTGCCAGGCACATGGAGAACATCACACAGGTGTTCGGGTTGCCTGCCGTAGTTGCAATCAATCATTTTCCTGCTGATGCTCCTGAAGAATTGAATATGGTGCGCTCTTTCTGTGAAGACGCCGGAGTGCCGGTAGTTTTGAGCGATGTATGGGGCAAGGGAGGAGATGGCGCGCTTGAGTTGGCATCCGAGGTTGTCCGTTTGAGTGCCTCCCCCCGACGTCCCTATGCGCCGCTTTACGATGCAGGGGCAAGAATAAAGGACAAGATTGCGGCCATCGTTACCCGTGTTTACGGAGGACAAGGCGTGGAGTATTCCGAGGATGCGGAGGCCAGCATCGCACGTTTGGAACATCTTGGGCTGGACAAATTTCCTATTTGCATAGCAAAAACGCAATATTCTCTCTCTGATGATCCTAAGAAACTGGCTCGTCCAGAGGGATTCACTGTCAAAGTGCGCACTGTGAAGCTATCAGCCGGTGCCGGTTTCATTGTCGTGTTGAGCGGCAGTATCATGACCATGCCCGGTCTGCCAAAAGTCCCAGCCGCTGAGAACATGGACATTGCCCCGGACGGAACGTTAAGCGGGATTTTCTGA
- a CDS encoding ABC transporter substrate-binding protein produces the protein MKKFLIILCALSLIATMAFAQGSAETKPAATPAVSSGSLNAYTTLEEPLAAKLFQLFEAETGIKVNFVRLTGGETVARLEAEASNPQASIWVGGVGLDHITAKSKKLTTPYVSRYAAKTPAQFRDPDNYYIGLYVGPLTFVTHTGRAKELGLDIPTSWADLLKPEYKGYIRMASPNSSGTAYNVITTILDIQGTEDATMAYLKALDKNIDQYTQSGSAPGKSVAIGEIPIAIGYAHDQVKLKEAGSPVVITAPSEGTGYELASMSLVAGGKDSVNAKKLYDWILSSPIAQQTFTEWYVVLVAEGAPKHPDALSITEIKTVVQDMAWDGDTVNKTRLLDRWNKEIGR, from the coding sequence ATGAAAAAGTTCCTGATTATCCTTTGTGCGTTATCCCTCATCGCGACCATGGCTTTCGCTCAGGGATCCGCTGAAACAAAACCCGCCGCGACACCTGCCGTTTCCAGCGGTAGCCTCAATGCGTACACCACGCTTGAAGAACCCCTTGCGGCCAAGTTATTCCAGCTCTTTGAAGCTGAAACTGGAATAAAAGTCAACTTTGTGCGCCTGACCGGAGGCGAAACCGTCGCGCGGCTCGAAGCGGAAGCATCGAATCCCCAGGCATCCATCTGGGTTGGAGGTGTCGGCCTTGACCACATCACCGCCAAGAGCAAAAAACTGACCACTCCCTACGTCAGCCGCTATGCGGCCAAAACTCCTGCGCAGTTCAGGGATCCCGACAACTATTATATCGGCTTGTATGTCGGACCGTTGACATTCGTCACCCATACCGGACGCGCGAAAGAGCTGGGTCTGGACATCCCCACTAGCTGGGCAGACCTGCTCAAGCCTGAATACAAAGGCTACATCCGCATGGCAAGTCCCAATTCCTCCGGTACGGCGTACAACGTCATTACGACCATACTTGACATTCAGGGAACTGAAGATGCCACCATGGCGTACCTGAAGGCACTGGACAAGAACATCGACCAATATACCCAAAGTGGATCCGCCCCTGGCAAGAGCGTCGCAATCGGTGAGATTCCCATTGCCATCGGTTATGCGCACGACCAGGTCAAGCTCAAGGAAGCTGGCTCCCCCGTCGTAATCACGGCACCGAGCGAAGGCACAGGTTATGAACTTGCCTCCATGTCTTTGGTAGCTGGCGGCAAAGATTCCGTCAATGCAAAGAAGCTGTATGACTGGATACTTTCCAGCCCCATCGCACAGCAGACCTTCACTGAATGGTATGTTGTACTCGTAGCCGAAGGCGCACCGAAGCATCCTGATGCCCTGTCCATCACAGAGATTAAGACTGTCGTCCAAGACATGGCATGGGATGGGGATACGGTCAACAAGACCCGCTTGCTCGACCGCTGGAACAAAGAAATCGGAAGGTAG